Below is a genomic region from Candidatus Ozemobacteraceae bacterium.
CGGGCGACATTGCCCCGGTGCTCGGGGCGAACCTCGAACACCGATCCGTTGCACTTGCTTCCGCCTTCCTCCCATTCGGGGCTATCCACAAGGCCGAAGGGGAGGTTCCCGCGGATTCCGTTGGCATGCGAATCGGCAGGGAAGAGGTGATGGAGATCGGCCTTGGCGATACCGACGGCTCCCTGGGACTGGGGCCAGGTATGCTCGACGTTCATGATGGTGGCGGAAGGCTCGCCCAGCGTCTTGATTCGTTTCCCGGTGTAGACGCATTCCACTTCGCCGTTTTCGTTGTCCAGCTTCGAGAAAATGACGGTCTGGGCGCCCTGGTAGCCGACCGACGTTTGCTGCCGGCCGGTGATCTCGTTCAGTTCGCCGATGAGTTGTTCGTCGGAAAGAGTCTCGCAGGCGGCATACAGTCCGTCGCCGGGCGTGAAACTCGTGCGGGTGGCCCGGGGAACCGTGTAATCATCGGAAAATCCGGCTTTGAATATCTTGTCGGCCAGGATCCGGATCTTGAAGCAATCGGCCTGATTTCGCGAGTCGAGCTGCTCAAGCGCATCGATGCGCTCATTGAGCTGCCTGAACATCTCCTCGGGGGTTTCCGTCGCAGTGGGCTCCAGTGCAATGGCGCCTGAAGAGGAGATGAAGAAACCCGCCGCAGCAAGGAAAAGGATCGCCGATTTTTTCAGTGATGAAATCATTTTTTCTCCATACTCTGATCCCTGGATTTCAAAACCACTCGTGATTCCCGGTGAAAAAGAGATCGTTTGTAGAGTATACCAGATTATGAGGGGGGCTGGTGAAAGCTCTCCA
It encodes:
- a CDS encoding endonuclease; its protein translation is MISSLKKSAILFLAAAGFFISSSGAIALEPTATETPEEMFRQLNERIDALEQLDSRNQADCFKIRILADKIFKAGFSDDYTVPRATRTSFTPGDGLYAACETLSDEQLIGELNEITGRQQTSVGYQGAQTVIFSKLDNENGEVECVYTGKRIKTLGEPSATIMNVEHTWPQSQGAVGIAKADLHHLFPADSHANGIRGNLPFGLVDSPEWEEGGSKCNGSVFEVRPEHRGNVARAKFYFAVRYGKKIPPAEEKVLREWNAQDPVDENERKRNDSIENLQHNRNPFIDKPEFIERISDF